Proteins from one Rosa chinensis cultivar Old Blush chromosome 7, RchiOBHm-V2, whole genome shotgun sequence genomic window:
- the LOC112176404 gene encoding uncharacterized protein LOC112176404 isoform X1, whose protein sequence is MDLRRGRGKERVFGERKVDSSSSSTSSLRRENKEVFDDNHINVREGVRGLRLEESGAPQKKEFVERYSRLSEFPIDNRIPGNDLDTNMNRSESVNSSVGDISAQLRYLAGSLRSRESMDQWGVERDRYEGFYGNIRVAAERGRMPISSYPNEGPSNYHLESSYGHGEHKYDVNGVENLGPDRVELLRKMDELKEQLRRSYDVADKPRDMVPPERSRTPPDPYGDRLTYSLSLQQQYVVDKQMPRSPYLNYSHGPVPFMDHHNMHTQNFYPQRNNLNVIPEYEDPSQPQMTRRPSHHPLQYPQPQPHDYFRGQHMGFNQNPLASYPHELVVHLPACTCSGCYNQNCVVPPQVPHTDFGNRSIPKGPVNLNSYHHVNPVTYTPHNYPRNASPTRWQGDVDSDIDGYGERYLGKMINRRAQISHPFRGGAPFITCFHCFELLKLPRKFKKRSKNQSELRCGSCLTIISVELNNKRLITSASAPKESKQSSSEVDKNSKEVLRGNVLSSPDCLNADDTNSCHDDLDNSGQNLQLIVAEDNSLAEDEWLNLDISEKREGHSSSPSISSKEEEDTPDSMIIQRDVSDSVEQLAKDACSPIAPGSPLWEQPDSPSKHEVSEQLDSPSKHEVSEQLDSPSKHDVSRDGNGNKSACIDQDKVLFSRSTSAQKSVKDMSVETEVDDSYNDYLNTNISQDSTEASKEDRPKIRKGTDNFLVGLIKKSFKDSSKSDQIVERTKVLINGQPIPDHLVRKAEKLAGPIQPGDYWYDFRAGFWGVMGHSCLGIIPPSIEEFSYPMPTNCGAGNTGVYVNGRELHERDLDLLASRGLPTTRERFYILEISGRVVDEDSGEELKSLGRLAPTIEKVGHGFGMKVPRMAV, encoded by the exons ATGGACTTGAGGCGAGGTAGAGGAAAAGAGAGGGTCTTTGGAGAAAGAAAGGTTGATTCCAGTAGTAGTAGTACTAGTTCATTAAGAAGAGAGAATAAAGAGGTTTTCGATGATAATCATATTAATGTTAGGGAAGGGGTTAGGGGTTTAAGGCTTGAGGAAAGTGGTGCACCGCAGAAAAAGGAGTTTGTTGAAAGATATAGTCGATTATCCGAGTTCCCAATTGATAATAGAATCCCTGGAAATGATCTTGACACGAATATGAATAGGTCCGAGTCTGTAAATTCAAGTGTAGGGGATATTTCAGCCCAATTAAGGTATCTTGCTGGGTCATTGAGATCAAGGGAAAGTATGGACCAGTGGGGTGTTGAAAGAGATCGGTATGAGGGGTTTTATGGAAACATCAGGGTTGCTGCCGAGCGAGGAAGAATGCCAATTTCTTCTTATCCTAATGAGGGGCCTTCAAATTACCATCTAGAGTCTTCTTATGGTCATGGTGAGCACAAGTATGATGTGAATGGAGTTGAAAATTTAGGACCTGATCGAGTTGAGCTTCTTAGGAAAATGGATGAGTTGAAGGAGCAACTTAGAAGATCTTATGATGTGGCAGATAAACCAAGGGATATGGTTCCCCCAGAGAGGAGTAGGACTCCACCTGATCCTTATGGTGACCGGTTAACTTATAGTCTTTCACTGCAGCAGCAATATGTTGTGGACAAGCAGATGCCAAGATCCCCCTACTTGAACTACAGCCATGGGCCGGTTCCTTTTATGGATCATCATAACATGCATACGCAGAACTTTTATCCTCAGAGGAATAACTTGAATGTGATTCCGGAATATGAGGATCCATCTCAGCCACAAATGACAAGGAGGCCTTCCCATCATCCACTCCAATACCCACAACCACAACCTCATGATTACTTTAGGGGGCAACACATGGGTTTCAACCAGAATCCACTTGCATCATATCCACATGAACTTGTTGTACACTTGCCTGCATGCACTTGTTCAGGCTGCTACAACCAGAATTGTGTGGTTCCACCCCAAGTTCCTCATACTGATTTTGGCAACAGAAGTATTCCAAAAGGTCCAGTTAATTTGAATTCCTATCATCATGTCAATCCTGTTACATACACTCCACATAATTACCCCAGAAATGCTAGTCCAACAAGATGGCAAGGTGATGTTGATTCAGACATTGATGGCTATGGTGAGAGATATCTAGGAAAGATGATCAACAGGAGGGCACAGATTTCCCATCCTTTCCGAGGTGGTGCCCCATTCATTACATGCTTCCATTGCTTCGAGTTGCTGAAACTtcccagaaaattcaagaagagaagtaagaatcaGTCAGAGCTACGTTGTGGTTCCTGTTTGACTATTATTTCAGTTGAACTTAATAACAAAAGGCTCATTACATCTGCATCTGCTCCTAAAGAATCCAAGCAATCATCTTCTGAGGTTGATAAAAATTCTAAGGAGGTATTAAGGGGCAATGTCTTAAGTTCTCCTGATTGTCTGAATGCTGATGACACCAACTCCTGCCATGATGATTTAGATAACTCTGGTCAGAACCTTCAGTTGATAGTTGCAGAAGATAATTCACTGGCAGAAGATGAGTGGCTGAACTTGGATATATCTGAGAAGAGGGAAGGCCATAGCTCTTCACCTTCCATCTCTTCCAAGGAGGAAGAAGACACCCCAGATAGTATGATTATTCAGAGAGACGTTTCTGATTCTGTTGAACAGCTCGCAAAAGATGCCTGTTCTCCAATAGCTCCAGGTTCACCTCTTTGGGAGCAGCCTGATAGTCCTTCCAAACATGAAGTAAGTGAGCAGCTTGATAGTCCTTCCAAACATGAAGTAAGTGAGCAGCTTGATAGTCCTTCCAAACATGATGTAAGCAGAGATGGGAATGGAAATAAGAGTGCATGTATAGACCAAGACAAGGTGCTCTTTAGTAGGAGCACATCTGCACAGAAATCTGTGAAAGATATGTCAGTGGAAACCGAGGTGGATGATTCATACAATGACTATCTCAATACCAACATATCGCAGGACTCTACAGAGGCAAGCAAAGAAGATCGTCCCAAGATCCGCAAGGGTACTGATAACTTCTTGGTTGGTCTCATCAAAAAGAGTTTTAAAGATTCCTCGAAATCTGATCAAATTGTGGAGAGAACTAAGGTTTTGATCAATGGGCAACCTATACCAGATCATCTAGTAAGGAAAGCTGAAAAGCTTGCTGGCCCAATTCAACCTGGAGATTATTG GTATGACTTCAGAGCCGGATTCTGGGGTGTGATGGGTCACTCTTGCCTTGGCATAATTCCT CCATCTATTGAAGAGTTCAGTTACCCGATGCCAACAAATTGTGGTGCCGGCAATACTGGTGTCTATGTAAACGGAAGAGAGCTACATGAGAGAGATTTAGACCTACTTGCAAGCAGGGGACTGCCAACTACCAGAGAGAGATTTTATATCCTTGAAATTTCTGGGAGAGTTGTGGATGAGGACTCTGGGGAAGAGCTAAAATCCCTCGGCAGACTTGCCCCAAC AATTGAGAAGGTAGGACATGGATTTGGCATGAAAGTCCCCAGAATGGCTGTGTGA
- the LOC112176404 gene encoding uncharacterized protein LOC112176404 isoform X2 produces MDLRRGRGKERVFGERKVDSSSSSTSSLRRENKEVFDDNHINVREGVRGLRLEESGAPQKKEFVERYSRLSEFPIDNRIPGNDLDTNMNRSESVNSSVGDISAQLRYLAGSLRSRESMDQWGVERDRYEGFYGNIRVAAERGRMPISSYPNEGPSNYHLESSYGHGEHKYDVNGVENLGPDRVELLRKMDELKEQLRRSYDVADKPRDMVPPERSRTPPDPYGDRLTYSLSLQQQYVVDKQMPRSPYLNYSHGPVPFMDHHNMHTQNFYPQRNNLNVIPEYEDPSQPQMTRRPSHHPLQYPQPQPHDYFRGQHMGFNQNPLASYPHELVVHLPACTCSGCYNQNCVVPPQVPHTDFGNRSIPKGPVNLNSYHHVNPVTYTPHNYPRNASPTRWQGDVDSDIDGYGERYLGKMINRRAQISHPFRGGAPFITCFHCFELLKLPRKFKKRSKNQSELRCGSCLTIISVELNNKRLITSASAPKESKQSSSEVDKNSKEVLRGNVLSSPDCLNADDTNSCHDDLDNSGQNLQLIVAEDNSLAEDEWLNLDISEKREGHSSSPSISSKEEEDTPDSMIIQRDVSDSVEQLAKDACSPIAPGSPLWEQPDSPSKHEVSEQLDSPSKHDVSRDGNGNKSACIDQDKVLFSRSTSAQKSVKDMSVETEVDDSYNDYLNTNISQDSTEASKEDRPKIRKGTDNFLVGLIKKSFKDSSKSDQIVERTKVLINGQPIPDHLVRKAEKLAGPIQPGDYWYDFRAGFWGVMGHSCLGIIPPSIEEFSYPMPTNCGAGNTGVYVNGRELHERDLDLLASRGLPTTRERFYILEISGRVVDEDSGEELKSLGRLAPTIEKVGHGFGMKVPRMAV; encoded by the exons ATGGACTTGAGGCGAGGTAGAGGAAAAGAGAGGGTCTTTGGAGAAAGAAAGGTTGATTCCAGTAGTAGTAGTACTAGTTCATTAAGAAGAGAGAATAAAGAGGTTTTCGATGATAATCATATTAATGTTAGGGAAGGGGTTAGGGGTTTAAGGCTTGAGGAAAGTGGTGCACCGCAGAAAAAGGAGTTTGTTGAAAGATATAGTCGATTATCCGAGTTCCCAATTGATAATAGAATCCCTGGAAATGATCTTGACACGAATATGAATAGGTCCGAGTCTGTAAATTCAAGTGTAGGGGATATTTCAGCCCAATTAAGGTATCTTGCTGGGTCATTGAGATCAAGGGAAAGTATGGACCAGTGGGGTGTTGAAAGAGATCGGTATGAGGGGTTTTATGGAAACATCAGGGTTGCTGCCGAGCGAGGAAGAATGCCAATTTCTTCTTATCCTAATGAGGGGCCTTCAAATTACCATCTAGAGTCTTCTTATGGTCATGGTGAGCACAAGTATGATGTGAATGGAGTTGAAAATTTAGGACCTGATCGAGTTGAGCTTCTTAGGAAAATGGATGAGTTGAAGGAGCAACTTAGAAGATCTTATGATGTGGCAGATAAACCAAGGGATATGGTTCCCCCAGAGAGGAGTAGGACTCCACCTGATCCTTATGGTGACCGGTTAACTTATAGTCTTTCACTGCAGCAGCAATATGTTGTGGACAAGCAGATGCCAAGATCCCCCTACTTGAACTACAGCCATGGGCCGGTTCCTTTTATGGATCATCATAACATGCATACGCAGAACTTTTATCCTCAGAGGAATAACTTGAATGTGATTCCGGAATATGAGGATCCATCTCAGCCACAAATGACAAGGAGGCCTTCCCATCATCCACTCCAATACCCACAACCACAACCTCATGATTACTTTAGGGGGCAACACATGGGTTTCAACCAGAATCCACTTGCATCATATCCACATGAACTTGTTGTACACTTGCCTGCATGCACTTGTTCAGGCTGCTACAACCAGAATTGTGTGGTTCCACCCCAAGTTCCTCATACTGATTTTGGCAACAGAAGTATTCCAAAAGGTCCAGTTAATTTGAATTCCTATCATCATGTCAATCCTGTTACATACACTCCACATAATTACCCCAGAAATGCTAGTCCAACAAGATGGCAAGGTGATGTTGATTCAGACATTGATGGCTATGGTGAGAGATATCTAGGAAAGATGATCAACAGGAGGGCACAGATTTCCCATCCTTTCCGAGGTGGTGCCCCATTCATTACATGCTTCCATTGCTTCGAGTTGCTGAAACTtcccagaaaattcaagaagagaagtaagaatcaGTCAGAGCTACGTTGTGGTTCCTGTTTGACTATTATTTCAGTTGAACTTAATAACAAAAGGCTCATTACATCTGCATCTGCTCCTAAAGAATCCAAGCAATCATCTTCTGAGGTTGATAAAAATTCTAAGGAGGTATTAAGGGGCAATGTCTTAAGTTCTCCTGATTGTCTGAATGCTGATGACACCAACTCCTGCCATGATGATTTAGATAACTCTGGTCAGAACCTTCAGTTGATAGTTGCAGAAGATAATTCACTGGCAGAAGATGAGTGGCTGAACTTGGATATATCTGAGAAGAGGGAAGGCCATAGCTCTTCACCTTCCATCTCTTCCAAGGAGGAAGAAGACACCCCAGATAGTATGATTATTCAGAGAGACGTTTCTGATTCTGTTGAACAGCTCGCAAAAGATGCCTGTTCTCCAATAGCTCCAGGTTCACCTCTTTGGGAGCAGCCTGATAGTCCTTCCAAAC ATGAAGTAAGTGAGCAGCTTGATAGTCCTTCCAAACATGATGTAAGCAGAGATGGGAATGGAAATAAGAGTGCATGTATAGACCAAGACAAGGTGCTCTTTAGTAGGAGCACATCTGCACAGAAATCTGTGAAAGATATGTCAGTGGAAACCGAGGTGGATGATTCATACAATGACTATCTCAATACCAACATATCGCAGGACTCTACAGAGGCAAGCAAAGAAGATCGTCCCAAGATCCGCAAGGGTACTGATAACTTCTTGGTTGGTCTCATCAAAAAGAGTTTTAAAGATTCCTCGAAATCTGATCAAATTGTGGAGAGAACTAAGGTTTTGATCAATGGGCAACCTATACCAGATCATCTAGTAAGGAAAGCTGAAAAGCTTGCTGGCCCAATTCAACCTGGAGATTATTG GTATGACTTCAGAGCCGGATTCTGGGGTGTGATGGGTCACTCTTGCCTTGGCATAATTCCT CCATCTATTGAAGAGTTCAGTTACCCGATGCCAACAAATTGTGGTGCCGGCAATACTGGTGTCTATGTAAACGGAAGAGAGCTACATGAGAGAGATTTAGACCTACTTGCAAGCAGGGGACTGCCAACTACCAGAGAGAGATTTTATATCCTTGAAATTTCTGGGAGAGTTGTGGATGAGGACTCTGGGGAAGAGCTAAAATCCCTCGGCAGACTTGCCCCAAC AATTGAGAAGGTAGGACATGGATTTGGCATGAAAGTCCCCAGAATGGCTGTGTGA